A DNA window from Mus caroli chromosome 8, CAROLI_EIJ_v1.1, whole genome shotgun sequence contains the following coding sequences:
- the Abhd8 gene encoding protein ABHD8, with product MTSEHTMLTGVTDGFFCCLLGTPPNAVRPLESVESSDGYTFVEVKPGRVLRVKHAGPAPIPTPPPPPPEDDPGVKTGLVRCQRRITVYRNGRLVVENLGRAPRADLQGRSGSGDPPAALEVELAEPAGGDTRANPGSGRRRRPRRPKRTIHIDCEQRITSCKGAQADVVLFFIHGVGGSLAIWKEQLDFFVRLGYEVVAPDLAGHGASSAPQVAAAYTFYALAEDMRAIFTRYAKKRNVLIGHSYGVSFCTFLAHEYPDLVHKVIMINGGGPTALEPSLCSIFNMPTCVLHCLSPCLAWSFLKAGFARQGAKEKQLLKEGNAFNVSSFVLRAMMSGQYWPEGDEVYHAELTVPVLLVHGMHDKFVPVEEDQRMAEILLLAFLKLIEEGSHMVMLECPETVNTLLHEFLLWEPEPEAEPKLEPKPKPQLLQPEPAPGEEK from the exons GCTGGAGAGTGTCGAGTCCAGTGACGGCTACACATTCGTGGAGGTCAAGCCAGGCCGGGTGCTGCGGGTAAAGCATGCAGGGCCCGCACCCATCCCCacgccgccaccaccacctcctgaaGATGATCCAGGGGTCAAGACGGGCCTTGTGCGCTGCCAGCGCCGTATCACAGTGTACCGCAACGGGAGGCTGGTGGTGGAGAACCTGGGCCGAGCGCCTCGTGCCGACCTGCAAGGCCGCAGTGGCTCCGGGGACCCGCCTGCTGCACTCGAGGTCGAGCTGGCTGAGCCCGCAGGAGGAGACACCCGGGCCAACCCAGGCAGCGGGCGGCGGCGCCGCCCACGGCGTCCGAAGAGGACCATCCACATCGACTGTGAGCAGCGCATCACCAGCTGCAAGGGTGCGCAGGCTGATGTGGTGCTGTTCTTCATCCACGGAGTCGGTGGCTCACTCGCCATCTGGAAGGAGCAGCTAGACTTCTTTGTGCGACTCGGCTATGAGGTGGTGGCACCTGACCTGGCAGGCCATGGAGCCAGCTCTGCGCCGCAGGTGGCAGCTGCCTACACCTTTTACGCATTGGCAGAGGATATGAGGGCCATCTTCACACGCTATGCCAAGAAGCGCAATGTGCTCATCGGCCATTCTTACGG TGTCTCCTTCTGTACTTTCCTGGCCCATGAGTACCCAGATCTTGTACACAAAGTGATCATGATTAACGGTGGGGGCCCCACGGCACTGGAAcccagcctctgctccatcttcaaCATGCCCACATGTGTCCTGCACTGCCTGTCACCTTGCCTGGCCTGGAGTTTCCTCAA GGCCGGCTTTGCCCGCCAAGGGGCCAAAGAAAAGCAGCTGCTGAAGGAGGGCAATGCGTTCAATGTGTCCTCCTTCGTGTTGCGGGCCATGATGAGCGGCCAGTATTGGCCTGAAGGCGACGAGGTCTACCACGCGGAGCTGACGGTTCCCGTGCTGCTGGTGCACGGCATGCACGACAAATTTGTGCCAGTGGAAGAGGACCAACGCATGGCTGAG ATCCTGCTGCTGGCCTTTCTCAAGCTCATCGAGGAAGGCAGCCACATGGTGATGCTGGAGTGTCCTGAAACGGTCAACACACTGTTACACGAGTTCCTGCTGTGGGAGCCAGAACCCGAGGCCGAGCCAAAGCTCGAGCCAAAGCCCAAGCCACAGCTGCTGCAGCCAGAGCCGGCTCCAGGGGAGGAGAAGTGA